From the genome of Verrucomicrobiia bacterium, one region includes:
- the lgt gene encoding prolipoprotein diacylglyceryl transferase, whose product MAYIFWNVQPEAFHLGPLTVRWYGLFFAALFAIGYLIARWQFRIEHKNETDLDTLLVYIVAGTIVGARLGHCLFYDPAYYLQNPLEILEVWKGGLASHGGALGVLIAIYLYCRRRPDQPYLWLLDRVVVPTALGGCFIRLGNLFNSEILGTPTHVPWAFIFHREDDMPRHPAQLYEAVAYALVFILLLLLYRRYRAATPRGLLLGTFLVSVFSFRFLIEFVKQRQAAYEQNFLISVGQWLSIPFIIAGVVLLWRALKTKKAA is encoded by the coding sequence ATGGCCTACATCTTCTGGAACGTGCAACCCGAGGCGTTTCATCTCGGCCCCTTAACCGTGAGGTGGTATGGCTTGTTTTTCGCCGCCTTGTTCGCCATCGGCTACCTGATCGCCCGCTGGCAGTTTCGCATCGAGCATAAGAATGAAACCGACCTGGATACTTTGCTGGTTTACATCGTTGCCGGCACCATCGTTGGCGCGCGGTTGGGGCATTGTCTTTTCTATGATCCGGCCTACTACCTCCAGAACCCGCTAGAGATTCTTGAGGTGTGGAAGGGTGGCCTGGCAAGCCATGGCGGCGCCCTGGGCGTTCTCATCGCCATCTACCTCTATTGCCGGCGCAGACCCGATCAGCCTTACCTCTGGCTGCTGGACCGGGTCGTCGTGCCGACCGCTTTGGGCGGCTGCTTTATTCGTTTGGGCAATCTGTTCAATTCCGAAATTCTGGGCACCCCCACACACGTGCCTTGGGCATTTATCTTTCACAGGGAAGACGATATGCCGCGCCATCCGGCTCAGCTTTACGAGGCGGTTGCCTATGCCCTCGTCTTCATCCTCCTGCTCCTGCTCTATCGGCGCTATCGCGCGGCGACGCCCCGGGGCCTGCTCCTGGGGACGTTTCTTGTGAGTGTTTTCTCTTTCCGGTTTTTAATTGAATTCGTCAAACAGCGGCAGGCGGCTTATGAGCAGAACTTCCTCATCAGCGTGGG
- a CDS encoding glycosyl hydrolase family 28-related protein encodes MSCASQAADLFSVVDYGARADGKTDETAAFQKALDAASRAGGGIVYAPRGVYFFAGHLTVPNAVALKGVWESVPAHNGIRDEGFPKPTDDGTTFLVTEGRGSEDGSAFITLHNNSTLKGVVLYYPEQNEADEPVAYPYAIAMRGKNPAVLGVELLNPYNGIDASRNERHLIRDVQGQPLRRGIFVDAIYDIGRIENVHFNPWWSNKGRLFKWQQEHGEAFIFARTDWQYVFNTFCFGYNVGYEFIESKTGVCNGNFLGIGADDCFTAVVVENSAPMALLISNGEFVSFHGPDPTMVRVESTNSGSVRFSNCAFWGPCNQIAKLAGRGTVGFSDCTFVQWDRKKEGRYAIQAESGTVLVRGCEFRQDKPQIELGEKVRRAVITDNVMTGKVRISNQTHSAVSLDGNLGD; translated from the coding sequence TTGAGCTGTGCATCCCAGGCCGCCGACCTTTTCTCCGTGGTGGATTACGGGGCGCGAGCGGATGGCAAGACCGATGAGACAGCAGCCTTTCAGAAGGCGCTCGATGCCGCCTCGCGGGCAGGCGGCGGCATTGTTTATGCCCCACGTGGGGTCTATTTCTTTGCCGGCCACCTGACCGTTCCGAATGCGGTTGCCCTCAAGGGCGTCTGGGAGTCCGTTCCCGCGCATAATGGCATCCGGGACGAAGGGTTTCCCAAACCAACCGACGATGGCACCACATTCCTTGTCACCGAGGGCCGAGGCAGCGAAGACGGGTCCGCCTTTATCACGCTCCACAATAATTCCACTCTTAAAGGTGTGGTCCTCTATTACCCGGAACAGAACGAAGCCGATGAACCGGTTGCGTATCCCTACGCCATTGCCATGCGGGGCAAAAACCCAGCGGTGCTCGGGGTCGAGTTGCTCAACCCGTATAACGGCATTGACGCCAGCCGCAACGAGCGGCACCTCATTCGCGATGTCCAGGGACAACCCCTCCGCCGCGGTATTTTTGTGGATGCCATCTACGACATCGGGCGCATCGAGAATGTTCACTTCAACCCCTGGTGGAGCAATAAGGGGCGACTGTTCAAATGGCAGCAAGAGCACGGCGAAGCGTTCATTTTCGCGCGCACCGACTGGCAATACGTCTTTAACACCTTTTGTTTCGGTTACAACGTGGGATACGAATTCATTGAATCCAAAACCGGCGTCTGCAATGGCAACTTCCTGGGAATCGGCGCCGATGATTGTTTCACGGCCGTGGTGGTTGAGAACTCCGCGCCCATGGCCCTGCTGATTTCTAATGGCGAATTCGTCTCTTTTCACGGCCCTGACCCAACAATGGTCCGGGTCGAGAGCACCAACTCCGGAAGTGTGCGGTTCTCGAACTGCGCATTCTGGGGGCCTTGCAATCAAATCGCCAAACTTGCCGGGCGCGGCACGGTCGGTTTTAGCGATTGCACGTTCGTCCAGTGGGACCGCAAAAAAGAAGGACGCTACGCCATTCAGGCTGAATCCGGCACCGTTCTGGTCCGGGGCTGCGAATTCCGCCAGGACAAACCCCAAATCGAGCTCGGTGAGAAGGTTCGGCGGGCCGTCATTACCGACAACGTGATGACCGGCAAGGTGCGGATCAGCAATCAGACACACTCCGCCGTCTCTCTCGACGGCAATCTGGGCGATTAA
- the aroB gene encoding 3-dehydroquinate synthase, with protein sequence MRTVHVPLGNRSYDIKIGEGLFADLGKECSRLKLGSRCAIISDRNVARLYGRKAQESLSKAGFEPLLVTVAAGETAKSLETVQACYDRLAAHRLERGSFIVALGGGVVGDLAGFVAATYLRGVPFVQAPTTLLAQVDSSVGGKVGVNLEAGKNLVGSFYQPRLVLAGLETLETLPSRELRAGLAEVIKYGIIYDAALFRELERGLPRLLKREPAVLSKVVARCCEIKAEVVGQDETESGLRAILNFGHTIGHGLEAISHYDKYLHGEAIAIGQVAAAKLSQRLLGLPGEEEGRIRRLFERAGLPVSVGLRPSQKAKLLSAVKLDKKVREGEVKFVLIERIGQARFGLKVPGALLESVLES encoded by the coding sequence GTGCGAACCGTTCACGTGCCCCTGGGCAACCGCAGTTATGATATAAAGATTGGGGAAGGGCTTTTTGCTGACCTGGGCAAGGAATGCTCGCGACTCAAACTCGGAAGCCGCTGCGCGATTATTTCCGACCGGAACGTGGCGCGGTTGTACGGCAGGAAAGCGCAAGAGAGCCTTTCGAAGGCGGGGTTCGAGCCATTGCTGGTAACGGTGGCTGCCGGGGAGACCGCCAAGAGCCTCGAGACGGTGCAGGCGTGCTATGACCGGCTGGCGGCGCATCGGTTGGAACGGGGCTCGTTCATCGTGGCGCTGGGTGGGGGGGTGGTTGGTGACTTGGCGGGCTTCGTTGCGGCGACCTACCTGAGAGGGGTGCCTTTTGTGCAGGCGCCCACGACGCTGCTGGCGCAAGTCGATAGTTCGGTGGGGGGGAAGGTGGGAGTCAACCTCGAGGCGGGCAAGAACCTGGTCGGGTCATTTTATCAGCCGCGGCTGGTGCTGGCGGGTTTGGAGACACTGGAGACGCTCCCGTCGCGGGAATTGCGGGCCGGATTAGCCGAGGTGATCAAGTATGGAATAATCTATGACGCGGCGCTGTTCCGGGAGTTGGAGCGGGGTCTGCCTCGACTGTTGAAGCGCGAGCCGGCAGTTCTGTCGAAGGTGGTGGCCCGCTGTTGCGAGATTAAAGCGGAGGTCGTGGGCCAGGATGAGACCGAGAGCGGGTTGCGGGCGATTCTAAATTTCGGGCATACGATCGGCCACGGGCTGGAGGCCATTTCCCATTACGACAAGTACCTGCACGGGGAGGCCATTGCCATCGGCCAAGTGGCGGCGGCGAAGTTGTCCCAACGATTGCTGGGGCTTCCGGGGGAAGAGGAGGGGCGTATCCGGCGCTTATTTGAGCGGGCGGGGCTTCCGGTGTCGGTGGGACTGAGGCCCTCTCAGAAAGCCAAATTGTTGTCCGCAGTGAAGCTCGACAAGAAGGTGCGAGAAGGGGAAGTCAAATTTGTGTTGATTGAAAGAATCGGCCAGGCCCGGTTCGGGCTCAAAGTGCCCGGGGCACTCTTGGAGAGCGTTCTTGAGTCCTGA
- a CDS encoding aminodeoxychorismate/anthranilate synthase component II — MLLVIDNYDSFTYNLVQYLGEMRVEMQVHRNDQISLERIRELNPDRILISPGPCSPKESGLSNEIIRTFSTHLPTLGVCLGHQCIGHVFGSQVIVNYRMMHGKTSPIKHNGKDLFAGMPNPFAATRYHSLVIQRESLPDCLEITAETEEGEIMGVKHKQFPIWGVQFHPESILTENGRQILKNFMALR; from the coding sequence ATGCTGCTGGTTATCGATAATTACGATTCGTTCACGTACAACCTGGTGCAATACCTGGGCGAGATGCGCGTCGAGATGCAGGTCCATCGCAACGACCAAATTTCGCTCGAGCGGATTCGGGAGTTGAATCCGGACCGAATTCTAATCTCGCCCGGCCCCTGCTCCCCAAAGGAGTCCGGCCTGTCCAACGAGATTATCCGCACGTTCAGCACGCATTTGCCGACGCTGGGGGTCTGCCTGGGGCACCAGTGCATTGGGCACGTGTTTGGGAGTCAGGTGATTGTCAATTACCGCATGATGCACGGCAAGACTTCGCCGATTAAACATAACGGGAAGGATTTATTTGCGGGGATGCCCAACCCGTTCGCCGCGACGCGCTATCACTCGCTGGTGATTCAGCGGGAGTCGCTGCCGGACTGCCTCGAGATCACGGCCGAAACAGAGGAGGGCGAGATCATGGGGGTCAAACACAAGCAATTTCCCATTTGGGGTGTGCAGTTTCATCCCGAAAGCATCCTGACGGAGAATGGGCGGCAAATCCTGAAGAATTTCATGGCGCTGCGATAG
- a CDS encoding Gfo/Idh/MocA family oxidoreductase: MRILFLLLTAFTPIVPLLAGDLRLGIIGCDTSHVTAFTEALNNPQAKGHISGAKVVAAFKGGSQDMPASRNRVEGYSKALREKYGVKFYDSIGELCSNVDGALLESVDGRQHMEQARPVLNAGKPLFIDKPMAGSLRDVIEIFHLAQQAKTPVFSASALRFAANTQAVSKGSIGKVFSAEIYGSCELQPHIPDLFYYGVHGVEALFTVLGTGCQSVQRSTTPQGKIQAIGLWRDGRKGIFREDKSFHGLAKGELGQAPVGSFEGYLPLVEQIVKFFQTGIAPVQPNATIEIFAFMEAADASKANGGAPVKIADILKKNGFEAQ; the protein is encoded by the coding sequence ATGAGAATTCTTTTTTTACTGCTGACGGCGTTCACACCCATAGTCCCGTTGCTGGCCGGCGACCTGCGATTGGGTATCATCGGCTGCGACACTTCCCATGTTACCGCCTTTACTGAAGCGCTTAATAATCCGCAGGCCAAAGGCCATATTTCCGGGGCCAAAGTCGTCGCGGCATTCAAAGGTGGCAGCCAGGACATGCCGGCAAGCCGCAACCGCGTCGAGGGCTACTCGAAAGCGCTGCGCGAGAAATATGGCGTTAAGTTTTACGACAGCATCGGCGAACTCTGCAGCAATGTGGATGGGGCTCTGCTCGAAAGCGTCGATGGCCGGCAACACATGGAACAGGCCCGCCCCGTCTTGAACGCCGGCAAGCCCCTGTTCATCGACAAACCAATGGCCGGCTCTCTACGGGATGTCATCGAGATTTTTCACCTCGCCCAGCAAGCCAAGACGCCCGTCTTCAGCGCCTCGGCCCTGCGCTTCGCCGCCAACACCCAGGCCGTCAGCAAAGGCTCCATCGGCAAGGTCTTCAGCGCTGAAATCTACGGCTCTTGCGAGTTGCAACCCCACATTCCCGACCTGTTCTACTACGGCGTCCACGGGGTCGAGGCCCTCTTTACCGTCCTCGGCACTGGATGCCAATCCGTCCAGCGCAGCACCACGCCTCAAGGCAAAATCCAAGCCATCGGCCTCTGGAGAGACGGACGCAAAGGCATCTTTCGCGAAGACAAATCCTTTCACGGCTTGGCCAAAGGCGAACTGGGCCAGGCCCCAGTGGGTTCCTTTGAAGGCTACCTGCCGTTAGTCGAGCAAATCGTTAAATTCTTTCAAACCGGAATCGCCCCGGTTCAACCCAACGCGACCATTGAAATTTTCGCTTTCATGGAAGCCGCCGATGCCAGCAAAGCCAATGGCGGCGCCCCAGTGAAGATCGCAGATATTTTAAAAAAGAACGGGTTCGAGGCGCAATAG